The following coding sequences are from one bacterium window:
- a CDS encoding asparaginase has protein sequence MTIRVFVTGGTFDKEYDELRGVLFFRETHVPEMLKLGRCRLDVAVQTLMMKDSLDMTDADRAIIVDHCRRCEERRIVVTHGTDTMVETARALARDVTGKTIVLTGAMVPYAFGSSDGLFNLGSALSFVQVLPPGVYVAMNGRWFPWNDVRKNRETGVFESLSESGATPAPTMVPDVPASPGRG, from the coding sequence ATGACGATCCGCGTGTTCGTGACAGGCGGGACGTTCGACAAAGAATACGACGAGCTGCGCGGGGTGCTCTTCTTCCGCGAGACCCATGTGCCCGAGATGCTGAAGCTCGGCCGCTGCCGCCTGGACGTGGCCGTGCAGACGCTGATGATGAAGGACAGCCTCGACATGACCGACGCCGACCGTGCCATCATCGTGGACCACTGCCGGCGCTGCGAGGAGCGTCGCATCGTGGTCACCCACGGCACGGACACCATGGTCGAGACGGCGCGGGCGCTGGCGCGGGACGTGACCGGCAAGACCATCGTGCTCACCGGCGCGATGGTGCCCTACGCGTTCGGCAGCTCCGACGGACTGTTCAACCTGGGCAGCGCCCTCTCCTTCGTGCAGGTGCTGCCGCCCGGCGTGTACGTCGCCATGAACGGCCGCTGGTTCCCGTGGAACGACGTGCGGAAGAACCGGGAGACCGGCGTGTTCGAGTCGCTGAGCGAGAGCGGAGCGACACCTGCACCGACAATGGTCCCCGATGTGCCGGCTTCACCGGGCCGGGGCTGA
- a CDS encoding peptidase S9 — MIRTWTTLAATLAWMAVTTTVLKPDHALAQIPPTPNEDDIPKPVPVEIGLAGDRYPDISRFLNVRTATAPSLSPDGRKLAFRTQISGAPQLWVVDATGGWPRQLTFGEPVTFHAWSPAGDWIIYGVDRGGDEREGFYLISPDGTRERELLPPSDAFRVFGDFTRDGRRIVYATTERNGVDFDIHLLDIETGEDREIFRGRMGLYAAAWRPDGGAVLLTEARGEDANDVYLYDVATGRLDTLFSPPDRASYDSFQWTPDGSGFYLATNQEGEYAALAYYDVARRELFILEAPDSDVEDVALSADGRFIAWTTNEGGYSALHVRDLGPGGGAPTPERWRAARHVPVPELPRGVYSVTWASDAPVAAITVASPRVPGDIWTWNAETGETHRATHSDGAGLDLETMILPEHHSFPARDGVMLHGLLYMPDGLPSGVRPPVLLSVHGGPTAQARPVFEPTRQYLLTRGIAVFELNYRGSTGYGKTFARLNDGRLREAELYDLEDAVRWLASTGRVDASRVALMGASYGGYLTMAGLARLPHLWRAGVAAVGVSNWITALEGASPQLKASDRIEYGDIDDPADREFFRSISPITHVANVRAPVMVIHGANDPRDPVEESDRFVRAIRERGGVVEYLRFPDEGHGVRKLSNRIIQGRRIARFLEQHLEVRAAR, encoded by the coding sequence ATGATCCGTACCTGGACGACCCTTGCAGCAACCCTTGCCTGGATGGCCGTGACGACGACTGTCCTGAAGCCCGATCACGCTCTCGCGCAGATCCCGCCGACGCCCAACGAGGATGACATCCCCAAGCCGGTGCCCGTCGAGATCGGGCTCGCCGGCGACCGCTACCCGGACATCAGCCGGTTCCTCAACGTCCGCACCGCAACGGCGCCGTCGCTCTCGCCGGACGGCCGGAAGCTCGCGTTCCGGACGCAGATCAGCGGCGCGCCGCAGCTCTGGGTGGTGGATGCGACCGGCGGCTGGCCGCGCCAGCTCACCTTCGGCGAGCCGGTGACGTTCCACGCCTGGTCGCCCGCCGGCGACTGGATCATCTACGGCGTGGACCGTGGCGGCGACGAGCGCGAGGGCTTCTACCTGATCTCGCCGGACGGCACGCGGGAGCGCGAGCTGCTCCCGCCGTCCGACGCCTTCCGTGTGTTCGGCGACTTCACCCGCGACGGCCGGCGCATCGTCTACGCGACGACGGAGCGCAACGGCGTCGACTTCGACATCCATCTGCTGGACATCGAGACGGGGGAGGACCGGGAGATCTTCCGCGGGCGGATGGGGCTGTACGCGGCGGCGTGGCGGCCGGACGGCGGCGCCGTGCTGCTCACCGAGGCACGGGGCGAGGATGCGAACGACGTGTACCTGTACGACGTCGCGACCGGGCGGCTCGACACGCTCTTCAGCCCTCCGGACCGCGCGAGCTACGACTCGTTCCAGTGGACGCCGGACGGCTCGGGGTTCTACCTCGCGACGAACCAGGAGGGCGAGTACGCGGCGCTCGCGTACTACGACGTCGCCCGCCGCGAGCTGTTCATCCTCGAGGCGCCGGACAGCGACGTGGAAGACGTCGCGCTCTCGGCCGACGGCCGGTTCATCGCCTGGACCACGAACGAGGGCGGCTACTCGGCGCTGCACGTGCGGGACCTCGGCCCGGGCGGCGGCGCGCCGACGCCGGAGCGGTGGCGGGCCGCGCGCCACGTCCCGGTGCCGGAGCTGCCGCGCGGCGTCTACAGCGTGACGTGGGCGTCGGACGCGCCCGTGGCGGCGATCACGGTGGCCAGCCCCCGGGTGCCCGGCGACATCTGGACGTGGAACGCAGAGACCGGAGAGACGCACCGCGCGACCCACTCCGATGGCGCCGGCCTCGACCTCGAGACGATGATCCTGCCCGAGCACCACTCGTTCCCCGCGCGCGACGGAGTGATGCTGCACGGGCTGCTGTACATGCCGGACGGGCTGCCGTCGGGCGTGCGGCCGCCGGTCCTGCTGTCCGTGCACGGCGGGCCGACGGCGCAGGCACGGCCCGTCTTCGAGCCGACGCGGCAATACCTGCTCACCCGCGGCATTGCCGTGTTCGAGCTGAATTACCGGGGCTCCACCGGCTACGGCAAGACGTTCGCGCGGCTGAACGACGGCCGGCTGCGCGAGGCCGAGCTGTACGACCTGGAGGACGCCGTACGGTGGCTCGCGAGCACGGGCCGCGTGGACGCCTCCCGCGTCGCGCTCATGGGCGCGTCGTACGGCGGTTATCTCACCATGGCGGGGCTGGCCCGGCTGCCGCACCTGTGGCGCGCGGGCGTCGCGGCCGTCGGCGTTTCGAACTGGATCACCGCGCTGGAGGGCGCCTCACCGCAGCTCAAGGCGAGCGACCGCATCGAGTACGGCGACATCGACGATCCCGCGGACCGGGAGTTCTTCCGTTCCATCTCGCCGATCACCCACGTGGCCAACGTGCGCGCGCCTGTCATGGTGATCCATGGCGCGAACGACCCGCGCGACCCGGTCGAGGAGTCCGACCGCTTCGTGCGCGCGATCCGCGAGCGGGGCGGCGTGGTCGAGTACCTGCGCTTCCCGGACGAAGGGCACGGCGTGCGCAAGTTGTCCAACCGCATCATCCAGGGCCGGCGCATCGCCCGATTCCTGGAGCAGCACCTGGAGGTCCGGGCGGCGCGCTAG
- a CDS encoding amino acid permease produces MARRHEEQAVELPRALGLLDAVGIGIGAIVGAGIFVVTGVAAGVAGPAFLLGLLLAGVAAAANALSSAQLAAAYPRAGGTYEYGYRVLSPALGFAAGWLFLASKITAAGTVALGLAGYLEALRPGLPPRAVAFGAVVVFTALNYFGIRRSSRANLVIVAISVGALLLFVIAGIPSFRMSNLRPFAPAGWGGVLRAAALLFFAYTGYARIATLGEEVREPQRTIPRAIEITIGGVLILYLAVALVATGTAGTDALARTAAPLEAAARSFRPGWVPTAVAAGGVAAMLGVILSQLLGLSRMAFAMARRGDLPRFLDAVHPRYGVPGRAALAVGGAAAVVAATGTLAGVAATASFTILLYYGIANLAALRMPREAKLFSDAVPVFGLAACTLLAFSLSPRIILTGLALLAVGFLVRWIVRGA; encoded by the coding sequence ATGGCACGCAGGCACGAGGAGCAGGCGGTCGAACTGCCTCGCGCCCTGGGGCTGCTGGACGCCGTCGGCATCGGCATCGGCGCCATCGTGGGCGCAGGCATCTTCGTGGTCACGGGCGTGGCCGCGGGCGTGGCCGGGCCGGCGTTCCTGCTGGGGTTGCTGCTGGCGGGCGTGGCGGCGGCGGCGAACGCCCTGAGCTCGGCGCAGCTCGCAGCGGCCTACCCCCGCGCGGGCGGGACGTACGAGTACGGTTACCGGGTCCTCTCACCCGCCCTCGGCTTCGCCGCCGGCTGGCTGTTCCTCGCCAGCAAGATCACGGCGGCGGGCACGGTCGCCCTGGGGCTGGCCGGCTATCTCGAGGCGCTGCGCCCCGGGCTGCCGCCACGCGCCGTGGCGTTCGGTGCCGTCGTCGTTTTCACCGCGCTGAACTACTTCGGCATACGCCGCTCGAGCCGCGCGAACCTGGTGATCGTCGCGATCTCCGTGGGCGCGCTGCTGCTGTTCGTCATCGCGGGGATCCCGTCCTTCCGCATGAGCAACCTCCGGCCGTTCGCGCCAGCGGGCTGGGGGGGCGTACTGCGTGCCGCGGCGCTGCTGTTCTTCGCGTATACGGGCTATGCGCGCATCGCCACGCTGGGCGAAGAGGTGCGCGAGCCACAGCGGACGATCCCGCGCGCCATCGAGATCACCATCGGCGGTGTCCTCATCCTGTACCTCGCCGTCGCGCTGGTCGCGACGGGCACGGCGGGCACGGATGCACTGGCGCGGACCGCCGCGCCGCTGGAGGCCGCGGCCCGCTCGTTCCGCCCGGGTTGGGTCCCGACGGCGGTCGCGGCCGGCGGCGTGGCCGCGATGCTCGGCGTGATCCTCTCGCAACTGCTGGGGCTCAGCCGGATGGCGTTCGCAATGGCGCGGCGAGGCGACCTGCCCCGCTTCCTCGATGCGGTGCACCCGCGCTACGGCGTGCCCGGCCGGGCGGCGCTGGCAGTGGGCGGCGCTGCGGCCGTCGTCGCCGCCACCGGCACCCTGGCGGGCGTGGCGGCCACCGCGTCGTTCACCATCCTCCTGTACTACGGCATCGCCAACCTCGCGGCGCTGCGCATGCCGCGCGAGGCGAAGCTGTTCAGCGACGCTGTGCCGGTGTTCGGGCTCGCGGCGTGTACGCTGCTCGCGTTCTCGCTCTCACCGCGCATCATTCTGACCGGTCTGGCGCTCCTCGCGGTGGGGTTCCTGGTGCGTTGGATCGTGCGGGGGGCGTGA